The following are encoded in a window of Salmo trutta chromosome 9, fSalTru1.1, whole genome shotgun sequence genomic DNA:
- the usp30 gene encoding ubiquitin carboxyl-terminal hydrolase 30 isoform X1 → MPWCRPATSEKLIREFLYSGTIVRNKIMKNWGVIGGIAAAMAAGVYVLWGPITDSKKRKKGMVPGLLNLGNTCFMNSLLQGLAACPSFVKWLDEFTSCKGVSEGEPEKDPKLSTTLLQLLKALSNDNTGEEDVLDAGRLLEVLRLYRWHISSFEEQDAHELFHVLTSSLEEERDRQPKVTHLFDIQSLESLPDIDDKTLSCKSRGPLHPLRSPWKFPHPFHGRLTSNMACKRCEQQSPVRYDSFDSLSLSIPSPQWGWPISLDHCLQHFISSETIKEVECENCTKLQQGALVNGHVLESQRTTFIKQLKLGKLPQCLCIHLQRLTWSNEGTPIKRQEHVQISEYLSMDRYKHRATVQRLQRINCTPKTIKAEDSGEAADKTPPNGKDIEHHNKNKPLSNGTCSSVFLHSPGLNPQVNLTYDYSSSEYHFQLMAVLVHHGDMHSGHFVTYRRCPPSPRSPSPFSSQWLWVSDDSVRKASLQEVLSSNAYLLFYERVRRLRLLLEE, encoded by the exons ATGCCGTGGTGCAGACCAGCGACATCTGAAAAGCTTATTCGGGAGTTCCTGTACTCTGGTACCATTGTCAG GAACAAAATTATGAAAAACTGGGGAGTCATTGGTGGAATAGCGGCTGCCATGGCTGCTGGAGTGTATGTTCTATGGGGTCCAATTACAGACAGCAAGAAAAGGAAGAAAG GCATGGTACCAGGCCTGCTGAACCTGGGAAACACCTGCTTCATGAACTCTCTGCTCCAGGGCCTGGCAGCCTGCCCTTCCTTCGTCAAGTGGCTGGATGAGTTCACTAGCTGCAAAGGTGTGTCAGAGGGTGAGCCAGAGAAGGACCCCAAACTTTCCACAACTCTCCTGCAGCTTCTCAAAG CACTGTCAAACGACAACACTGGGGAGGAGGATGTGCTGGATGCAGGGCGTCTGCTGGAGGTCCTCAGACTCTACAGGTGGCACATCAGTTCCTTTGAGGAACAG GATGCCCATGAGCTCTTCCATGTCCTCACCTCTTCCCTGGAGGAGGAGCGAGACCGACAGCCCAAAGTCACCCACCTCTTTGACATTCAGTCCCTTGAG AGTCTCCCAGATATAGATGATAAGACATTAAGCTGCAAGAGTCGAG GCCCTCTTCATCCTTTACGAAGTCCTTGGAAGTTTCCACATCCTTTCCATGGCCGCCTAACAAGCAATATGGCTTGCAAGCGTTGCGAACAACAG AGTCCAGTGCGATATGACTCTTTCGACAGCCTCTCCTTATCCATCCCTTCGCCGCAATGG GGCTGGCCTATCTCTTTGGATCACTGTCTCCAGCACTTCATCTCTTCAGAGACCATTAAAGAGGTGGAGTGTGAAAACTGCACCAAG CTTCAACAAGGCGCCTTAGTGAATGGGCATGTCCTGGAAAGCCAGAGGACAACCTTCATCAAACAGCTTAAACTGGGAAAG CTCCCACAGTGTCTCTGTATTCACCTGCAGAGACTGACATGGTCTAATGAGGGTACGCCCATAAAGAGACAGGAACATGTCCAGATCTCAGAGTACCTGTCTATGGACCGCTACAAACACCGCGCCACCGTTCAGAGGCTCCAGCGCATTAACTGTACTCCCAAAACCATTAAAGCAGAGGATTCAGGAGAGGCTGCAGATAAGACCCCTCCCAATGGCAAAG ATATAGAACACCATAACAAGAACAAGCCTCTGTCCAATGGAACCTGTTCGTCTGTCTTTCTCCATTCTCCTGGGTTGAACCCACAGGTCAACCTCACATATGACTACAG CTCCTCAGAATACCACTTTCAACTGATGGCTGTGTTGGTTCACCATGGTGACATGCACTCAGGACACTTTGTCACTTACCGCCGCTGCCCTCCCTCGCCCCGCAGCCCCTCTCCATTCAGCTCCCAGTGGCTGTGGGTTTCAGATGACTCTGTACGCAAGGCCAGTCTGCAGGAGGTGCTGTCCTCCAACGCCTACCTACTCTTCTATGAGCGGGTGAGACGGCTCCGTCTACTGTTGGAGGAGTAG
- the usp30 gene encoding ubiquitin carboxyl-terminal hydrolase 30 isoform X2: MFKRNKIMKNWGVIGGIAAAMAAGVYVLWGPITDSKKRKKGMVPGLLNLGNTCFMNSLLQGLAACPSFVKWLDEFTSCKGVSEGEPEKDPKLSTTLLQLLKALSNDNTGEEDVLDAGRLLEVLRLYRWHISSFEEQDAHELFHVLTSSLEEERDRQPKVTHLFDIQSLESLPDIDDKTLSCKSRGPLHPLRSPWKFPHPFHGRLTSNMACKRCEQQSPVRYDSFDSLSLSIPSPQWGWPISLDHCLQHFISSETIKEVECENCTKLQQGALVNGHVLESQRTTFIKQLKLGKLPQCLCIHLQRLTWSNEGTPIKRQEHVQISEYLSMDRYKHRATVQRLQRINCTPKTIKAEDSGEAADKTPPNGKDIEHHNKNKPLSNGTCSSVFLHSPGLNPQVNLTYDYSSSEYHFQLMAVLVHHGDMHSGHFVTYRRCPPSPRSPSPFSSQWLWVSDDSVRKASLQEVLSSNAYLLFYERVRRLRLLLEE; encoded by the exons ATGTTTAAAAG GAACAAAATTATGAAAAACTGGGGAGTCATTGGTGGAATAGCGGCTGCCATGGCTGCTGGAGTGTATGTTCTATGGGGTCCAATTACAGACAGCAAGAAAAGGAAGAAAG GCATGGTACCAGGCCTGCTGAACCTGGGAAACACCTGCTTCATGAACTCTCTGCTCCAGGGCCTGGCAGCCTGCCCTTCCTTCGTCAAGTGGCTGGATGAGTTCACTAGCTGCAAAGGTGTGTCAGAGGGTGAGCCAGAGAAGGACCCCAAACTTTCCACAACTCTCCTGCAGCTTCTCAAAG CACTGTCAAACGACAACACTGGGGAGGAGGATGTGCTGGATGCAGGGCGTCTGCTGGAGGTCCTCAGACTCTACAGGTGGCACATCAGTTCCTTTGAGGAACAG GATGCCCATGAGCTCTTCCATGTCCTCACCTCTTCCCTGGAGGAGGAGCGAGACCGACAGCCCAAAGTCACCCACCTCTTTGACATTCAGTCCCTTGAG AGTCTCCCAGATATAGATGATAAGACATTAAGCTGCAAGAGTCGAG GCCCTCTTCATCCTTTACGAAGTCCTTGGAAGTTTCCACATCCTTTCCATGGCCGCCTAACAAGCAATATGGCTTGCAAGCGTTGCGAACAACAG AGTCCAGTGCGATATGACTCTTTCGACAGCCTCTCCTTATCCATCCCTTCGCCGCAATGG GGCTGGCCTATCTCTTTGGATCACTGTCTCCAGCACTTCATCTCTTCAGAGACCATTAAAGAGGTGGAGTGTGAAAACTGCACCAAG CTTCAACAAGGCGCCTTAGTGAATGGGCATGTCCTGGAAAGCCAGAGGACAACCTTCATCAAACAGCTTAAACTGGGAAAG CTCCCACAGTGTCTCTGTATTCACCTGCAGAGACTGACATGGTCTAATGAGGGTACGCCCATAAAGAGACAGGAACATGTCCAGATCTCAGAGTACCTGTCTATGGACCGCTACAAACACCGCGCCACCGTTCAGAGGCTCCAGCGCATTAACTGTACTCCCAAAACCATTAAAGCAGAGGATTCAGGAGAGGCTGCAGATAAGACCCCTCCCAATGGCAAAG ATATAGAACACCATAACAAGAACAAGCCTCTGTCCAATGGAACCTGTTCGTCTGTCTTTCTCCATTCTCCTGGGTTGAACCCACAGGTCAACCTCACATATGACTACAG CTCCTCAGAATACCACTTTCAACTGATGGCTGTGTTGGTTCACCATGGTGACATGCACTCAGGACACTTTGTCACTTACCGCCGCTGCCCTCCCTCGCCCCGCAGCCCCTCTCCATTCAGCTCCCAGTGGCTGTGGGTTTCAGATGACTCTGTACGCAAGGCCAGTCTGCAGGAGGTGCTGTCCTCCAACGCCTACCTACTCTTCTATGAGCGGGTGAGACGGCTCCGTCTACTGTTGGAGGAGTAG
- the usp30 gene encoding ubiquitin carboxyl-terminal hydrolase 30 isoform X3, which produces MKNWGVIGGIAAAMAAGVYVLWGPITDSKKRKKGMVPGLLNLGNTCFMNSLLQGLAACPSFVKWLDEFTSCKGVSEGEPEKDPKLSTTLLQLLKALSNDNTGEEDVLDAGRLLEVLRLYRWHISSFEEQDAHELFHVLTSSLEEERDRQPKVTHLFDIQSLESLPDIDDKTLSCKSRGPLHPLRSPWKFPHPFHGRLTSNMACKRCEQQSPVRYDSFDSLSLSIPSPQWGWPISLDHCLQHFISSETIKEVECENCTKLQQGALVNGHVLESQRTTFIKQLKLGKLPQCLCIHLQRLTWSNEGTPIKRQEHVQISEYLSMDRYKHRATVQRLQRINCTPKTIKAEDSGEAADKTPPNGKDIEHHNKNKPLSNGTCSSVFLHSPGLNPQVNLTYDYSSSEYHFQLMAVLVHHGDMHSGHFVTYRRCPPSPRSPSPFSSQWLWVSDDSVRKASLQEVLSSNAYLLFYERVRRLRLLLEE; this is translated from the exons ATGAAAAACTGGGGAGTCATTGGTGGAATAGCGGCTGCCATGGCTGCTGGAGTGTATGTTCTATGGGGTCCAATTACAGACAGCAAGAAAAGGAAGAAAG GCATGGTACCAGGCCTGCTGAACCTGGGAAACACCTGCTTCATGAACTCTCTGCTCCAGGGCCTGGCAGCCTGCCCTTCCTTCGTCAAGTGGCTGGATGAGTTCACTAGCTGCAAAGGTGTGTCAGAGGGTGAGCCAGAGAAGGACCCCAAACTTTCCACAACTCTCCTGCAGCTTCTCAAAG CACTGTCAAACGACAACACTGGGGAGGAGGATGTGCTGGATGCAGGGCGTCTGCTGGAGGTCCTCAGACTCTACAGGTGGCACATCAGTTCCTTTGAGGAACAG GATGCCCATGAGCTCTTCCATGTCCTCACCTCTTCCCTGGAGGAGGAGCGAGACCGACAGCCCAAAGTCACCCACCTCTTTGACATTCAGTCCCTTGAG AGTCTCCCAGATATAGATGATAAGACATTAAGCTGCAAGAGTCGAG GCCCTCTTCATCCTTTACGAAGTCCTTGGAAGTTTCCACATCCTTTCCATGGCCGCCTAACAAGCAATATGGCTTGCAAGCGTTGCGAACAACAG AGTCCAGTGCGATATGACTCTTTCGACAGCCTCTCCTTATCCATCCCTTCGCCGCAATGG GGCTGGCCTATCTCTTTGGATCACTGTCTCCAGCACTTCATCTCTTCAGAGACCATTAAAGAGGTGGAGTGTGAAAACTGCACCAAG CTTCAACAAGGCGCCTTAGTGAATGGGCATGTCCTGGAAAGCCAGAGGACAACCTTCATCAAACAGCTTAAACTGGGAAAG CTCCCACAGTGTCTCTGTATTCACCTGCAGAGACTGACATGGTCTAATGAGGGTACGCCCATAAAGAGACAGGAACATGTCCAGATCTCAGAGTACCTGTCTATGGACCGCTACAAACACCGCGCCACCGTTCAGAGGCTCCAGCGCATTAACTGTACTCCCAAAACCATTAAAGCAGAGGATTCAGGAGAGGCTGCAGATAAGACCCCTCCCAATGGCAAAG ATATAGAACACCATAACAAGAACAAGCCTCTGTCCAATGGAACCTGTTCGTCTGTCTTTCTCCATTCTCCTGGGTTGAACCCACAGGTCAACCTCACATATGACTACAG CTCCTCAGAATACCACTTTCAACTGATGGCTGTGTTGGTTCACCATGGTGACATGCACTCAGGACACTTTGTCACTTACCGCCGCTGCCCTCCCTCGCCCCGCAGCCCCTCTCCATTCAGCTCCCAGTGGCTGTGGGTTTCAGATGACTCTGTACGCAAGGCCAGTCTGCAGGAGGTGCTGTCCTCCAACGCCTACCTACTCTTCTATGAGCGGGTGAGACGGCTCCGTCTACTGTTGGAGGAGTAG